In Vitis vinifera cultivar Pinot Noir 40024 chromosome 4, ASM3070453v1, the genomic window acagtcaaaggggcaacaagattatccttaatcttctgattaatcctatcaacaaaagcttggttgatgtggggattttcttggaattcCTTAGAGAATTCAAAGGACTTAGTTTTATCAGTGCTCTTAGTGTTGTTAATATGCTTacaaggataatctggatattcctcttgtttgaagagttcaaaccaaatccaaaacttaatatttttcttttcttgtcttaagtaggcatagaactcttcttggtaaatggttctaatgaccttagggacagtgctaaagaaccaatcatttctttgtttattgacttcagaatagaagtcctttctaaagagatccttgttgatctcaaagtcctcatcacttaggcttattgtgttaatcatctgggaataggtaggagacataacaagggactcatcctgttgggattcctgagtagactcattttcctcagagtaaaatggtctagccacattggtgtaacttctgacacctgttagcttaacgttcttaggatttcttgagctagatccttcttcttccctagtggttctaactgggatggaagagcttgaagctctagagggttcataaacagaaactctagggctgataaaatgtctgaaagatttggaaaaaacGAGTTCTCCTcttccatctggatattgaactatttgttcaatactttcagaacgctgtgctatggctggaacagcattagcaaaatgccaattttcaagGAAATCAACAtttttccacaagatcttcttggggatgatgaaatctgacttatctagcatatctgagtgaaagtaagtggtctcacctttaggactggtgcaaagagccccagatccaacgcttgtgttcatgctcttataggcaaacctggttatgattgaaacaggactgtttcctggtttgatcttaaagccatgggtcttaatatgcaggacaacggaatctaagatgtctgcatcttttaatctaactgtgaagttaggatagcactggaaataaactgggtcatcattcagtccagcttggactgcacctataatagaatctcgatatttgagatgcctattatcccttaaacacatgacaatagcggtgtttaaacctaatcttgtcaaaggcttagctactacttgaatcataccaaagtgtatgaaattatagccatctttcttatgtttttcaacggatctgttatctagaagtcttatgacttggtcgtcttgttctaaattgactgtcatttcagaggtcttaatggtataatctgtgaaaaacttaaaggttcctttcttataaatttcttgattagacaccttgggtaacttccaatcatctaaatcattttggatcttaggataattgatctcttcactgtttacaatagtatcttgagaatcactggatctcctagacatggttctgaaaattgaactcattttagggtttttggtctagagcctaatagcagattgacaaaccttatgagacgtcaccccaaccctcttacagcctaacaaacgcctatccacggctaacaacggctcaaccagTTGGGCTCGCGCTCCTAGGcccactgctacctatcctaggataggccaagaacacccaaaacaagacccaaattaatcaattgaagCATGGTTGccctaagggtctccaaaaagcccgcggcccacGGCCTGGCCCAGGGCTGGCCCGccacttaaaaatatatatatatatatatatataaaatattcaatatatataactaatgcaaaatagtTACACAAAAGAGGGTCAACTCAGTTGGTGACTAGCTCTTTGCTTATGGATCCATATCCCTTTCCCTTCAaaactcaaaagtattttttttttaacccaatACCCACACAAGCCCGCCTAGCCCAGCCTCCGCCCAACCCAGCCCGCCCGCTCATCTTGAGGGCCCACAGGCTGGGGCACAGGCCTTAGATTTACCAAGGGCCCGAcccgttgaccagtcaacgggctCAGTGGCCCGCCCCGGGCTGGGCTGCTTGTTATGCTTGTTATTTAGAGCCATTGCGGGCTTTAGGTATATGAGCCACAGTTACTAAAATTGCCCAGAAACAATCATACTGGTGGATATATAGATAGCATTTCATCCCACCAGACTGTCttgattttaaaacaaaattagctTATGCCATGAACCATAATTTCCATGATATCATCATCCATTCTGCTCTAATGCATAACCAGCAGCTTTAGTACCCTATATATAGCTttggaaaatggttttgaatCATCACCTGATGCATATTCTTGAACCATATTGTCCACCTCAATTGAACTGCACTCTTGTTCTTACTACTCATGAGTTTCTTCATCCTCGATACACCATCCCACTTTCCCAAGTCTGCATAAAGATTTGAAAGCAAGACATAGTTCCCCGTATCGTCTGGTTCAAGCTCTAGCAGATGCTCCATTGCAATGGCTGCAATCTCGAGATTGCCGTGAGTTCTGCAGGAACTCAATAACGAACCCCAAATAGCCGAATCTGGCTTCATTGGCATCTTCTTTATGAGTTCAAGAGCCAGATCAAGGCACCCAGAAAAGACCAAGAAGATTGACGAAACAACCATAATGCTCAACCCCTGGTTCTATATTGTCATCTCTTTACATTGACTCAAAGTACTTCAATCCCTCATTCCAAAGGCCAGCATGGGCACAAGCTGATAAAAAGACCAACAAAGGTGATGAATTATTGCTGAAAATCCCTGGTCCTATATTGTCATCTCTTTCAGTCATTCCCTCAAGAGAATTTTCAATCACTGTATTGGACTTTGGCCCAAATTTGAACGCATGCCCATGAACTTGTTTTCCCTGATCATAACACAAGCCCTGCACATGATTTAACAACAAATGAGAAGGTGAATTTGTCAGGAAATGGGATTTTCACCATGGGAGTGTCCAACCATTTGCTTGTAAACAGTGATTGCTAGGATGTGACCTTTGTTATGCTTATAAGCTCTGATCATTGCATTGTACAAGAAAGCATTTGGGTCAGCCACCCTTTTGAATAACAAATTTGCATACTCTGCTTCTCCATGGTGATTACACACATCCACCATTTTTGTCACCAAAAAGCTACTTTGTGAGAGTGAAAACTTGACTATGTGGGCATGGATTTTCTTCAATTCTACCATGTTTGGGCAGTTTTTCAAGATGGGTACAAACATATCTGCCATTTCTCTGATTTTCAAGGCCCTGAGCTTCCTGGCCATTGATGATCACGTGGCCAGTGACTTCcagtttgaaaatttgtcaaGTTCTTGAGGCTGTCATGGTCCCAAAGTTTCTGACAGTGATTTCAAATGGTTATACTCCATTCTGGGGTTTCTGACAGCCTTCAACTTTGAACCTTCATTAAGGAAAACTCAACAAGGAATCAAACACTTTGCATCTGATTAAAAGGGTGATTGAAAACATGACGTTGGAAGAATGGTCTTgtttaggaaaaataaaatataactatttttggataaaaatacaatttattaattttcaaaatcttatatCTCATCAAACACTtgttagataaaaaaaaaaatagattaaatatGTCAAAATGAGGTTATACGTATAATTTtcagtaaataaaaatatttttttcaaatataattatggtCCCCTGGTTTTAATCAAACATGTCTATTAACTTAAAAACCCTAATAATTATGACTCATatcatttaattttctaattgataattagtgaaatttttttatcaaaagtcTCGTCtcttttgaattattattattattattattattacttggtATGGAAACAAAggtaactaaaaaatataataatattttttgtttcattcacAATTTGAGgcgaaaaaatttattattgaaacgAACTTAAGTATTTAGAAGGTAACTCGAAAACCTTATTTTGATTCTCATTcctcttgtttaatttttttacttcctttgccaataatttaataaatatgtcaTAAAGTTGAccaattaaattgattttatattttttttacaaaaataataattaaaataaatcaaaatttttataatactttatgactaaatatatattatataatacaaTCCAAATCATGGTAATTTCATTAAATGTTTATCAATTTGGCTTTATTCAAACCAAGTAAGAATTTTAGTAATCTAGAATTAAATCCATAATTTCAGGTTTCTTCAAATTAAAcctataaaattcaaaaaaaaaacacattaactataaataatgaaattttacaTTGTACTAAGCTTTCTCCACAAAAGGAATTTATCAATATGGATTGACATCAAGTCCATGAATGGCATTATAGTAAAGCTCccaaatttagaattttttaccATAATTTGATTAACAGAGAATatggttttctttttccctttttgatcTATTTTGCCATATTTGAGAGAGATTTGTTTCCTCCCTATCTTTGGATGGTAGAGAATCCAGCATCATCAATGATTACCATTCTATATAAATCATCTCTTTTCACCTAATTGCTATAGCAGCTATCAATCATACCCTAAGGTATGTTTCTcttttctggttttttttttttttttttgtgaataatTTCTTATAGCAGTATTTAAAGAGGTATCATATATTTGTGATCAAAATTATTTGTCTTCCTATGCAGGAGATGTCTAAGCCCCAAGTATTCCTCCAATGCCTCCTGCTCCTCCTGTGTGCAGAGCTCTTCCATTTCACACTTGCTGATGTTGGCGTGGCAGCCCAATACAGACCCCCATATCTACGTAAACCCCTTTCACAATCAAAAGCTATTAACCTTGTTAATTGACCAGGGTGCAACTTAGGCAGGTTAACTCAAACCAACCCGAATTAGGTTtgaattaagttttttcaaCTCGAATTCAAATTGGGTTGAATTCAACGAAGTTTGGACATACTTAACCCTAACCCAGTTTAATATTCATTCaatttgttttagattttaaCATTTAGAAAAACTTGAATTTAAGCAAGTTTGGATagtcatttttaatattcaagttGGATTTAGGTTAAGCTTTTTTAACTCGAATTCAATTTAGGTTGAACCCAACCAAGTTTGAACAAACCTAATCCTAaccatatttaatattttttttaaatttataatacataatattcattttgttttagattttatgaaaaatatcttattatgattatagtttatatattttttaatttttctagaagacaatttttttttataaacttaaaattttgtgttattcactatttaaattttagtatatatactttttatttatttatttatttttttaaatgatgtaTCTTGAATCATAGAACGTGACCAACTTTGAGTTTAATATAACTAATTTGAGTATAATTTGATCAAGTACCTTTAGAAACTATGTTAAGTTTGAGTTGATTGTTTATTAATTCCAATTGACTTTGGGTTAGCCATTAATCCTATGCAACTAGCCCAAGGTCGGATTTATGGTTAAGCCAAGTTTAACCGGATCACCCTCAAAAAATGAGATTAGATTAAAGTTGAGTTTGGATTAGCCATCAATCTGATTCAATCTGTCCAAGTTGCAACCCGATGCTAATTAACCTCCATAACCGAAATTAAACAAAGGTGTTTGCGGGTTTTATGAATGCAGCCACAGCCTGTTCAGGAAACGATCCATCCCCGTTCCCATCAAGCAACTTATTTGCAGCAGCGGGGGAGGGAGCGTGGGACAATGGAGCAGCTTGTGGGAGGCAATACCGGGTTAGGTGCATAAGCGCTCCAACTCCAGGGACATGCAAAGCTGATCAGAGTATTATAGTGAAGATTGTTGATAGAGCCCAAACCACTGTGTCTAGACCTTCTAGGGATGGTGCCGTCCTCGTCCTTTCTACTACTGCATTTGGGGCTATTGCTAATCCTTCTGCTGCTTGGGTTAACGTAGAGTTTGCCCAGTAAGTGCCttcttaattaatttctttggctttttaatattaaatacattgaattattaattttatttaattatttctgTAGGAGTTTTTGATGTTATTTTGTGGTGTTCTTGATGTGCAGGGTTTGAAGGTTGCAATGGATGTTAAGGCCATATACATCTCATGGGGTTGATTGAGAGAGCTGGCTTCTCTTTCTCTTGAATATATGTATTAATATGTGGGATGTTAAGTTTCCAATTAGTTGAATAAAAATTGGATCAACTACCACTACAAATTCAAGAAATTAACATATCTTACTGATTTGAAGGTTTTGATCCTACTTTTTCCATGGCCAGGGTTTGGACATATGATAGATTGTTTTGGGAAATTAACGTTTGGTTTGgtgactattttttaaaatagtttttattctgtagaacaaaagaaaatagaaaatatgtttttttttaaatattttttaaattgtttttaaggcaaataaaacaattaaagttttatttgtttttttttattttttatttttaatttttcttctaatttatataactattaaattttttcaaagattCTTTATTGTGTGACGATGGatttcaaaatagaaattcatGTTTGGGCCTAAAATTTGATTTGTTATATTTGAATTTCCTTTTTAGTAAGagcttttggatatttttagacaatttttttttctttcaaaaaacattttaatgGAAAGTAAAGACAATATACTTAACATAAaggttattttgtttttatttttattttattatttttttgcttatGCTTCAAGTTattatatgtttaattaaacttttataacatcaaaaaatcatcaattttaACTTCAGTTTAACCTTACATAAGCTACGAAGATACTCAATACAAATCCCCTCATGATATTAAGAATGTCAATTTGGATCATTTTCGATATGAGAAAATCTAAATTAGatatacaaattaaaatgaGAATTTCAAACTAATTGTCTATCTATGTAGAATAGCAAAACTAGTTGTACCAATTTATGTTATTAGTTGGTTAAGCTGATTAGTTTGGTTGTTAGTTATATTGTTATcctttgtatattatatatgtcATTCATAATGAATAGAAAGATATCTCTTCAACTCAAATATACAAAGTTGTTATTCTGTTAAGTTGATATCAGAGTGCAGAACTGTTCTTGCTTCCATGGATGCTTCTTCTTTTGCTCCATTCAATATCGGCGCTAATTTTCAGATCTCAACAATGCTTCCTCCATTGCATATTCGACTCAGCCACACCAATTATTCATTTTGGAAATCACATATTCTTTTTGCAGTCCGAGGGTATGGTCTTGAAGGATTTTTAACCGATGATTGTGTCTGTCCACCTGCCATGGTAGCTGATACAAAGGATCCTCAAGTGTTTGTTGAAAATCCTAATTTCCTCTACTGGACTCGTATGGATCAATTTCTTGTTAGCTGGTTAATTGGATCCATTTTTGAAGCAATGCTTGGACATGTTATACGGTGCACTTCCGCAACAGAGATTTGGAGCACACTTCATAAGGTATTTGGAATTCAATCTAAGGCAAGAATTCTTCAGTTGCATCAATAATTAAAACTTAAGAAAGGTATTACACCTATTGATGAATATGTCtttaaaaaactgaaaaaataaggctgcttaaatgagaaaaacacccaagaggggggtgaattaggtttttcaaaaaaaaaaaattaacacaacaaattcaagcacaatataataaaaaataaagagatagagttagagaattcaaactcgaattttatagtggttcgacacttccttaccTACATCCATTCTCCTCAAACTCCTAACCGAGTCAGAGTTCTACTaccttgaagcttcaaccaagcttcttatcttctttacacttggattccagctctaatgggctcttacacaaactcttcaagattcaaaccttttgaaggctttaacactcaactTTTGCAAGAGTGAATTCCTCAACTTTGCTcaaagatagctcaaatacaaatcaaagctcAAATGCAAGTgaggatttaatgcactaagaaagaaatgagagcttttaaggcaagaacaagtgggtagacaattgattgcaagtgttctctatgtcataaatgaagtggagctctcaaaatataggtttctaagcttggGAGCCAAAAACAGCCTCAATcgatcgagctaggggtcgaccggtttaCTAGCCGTTGGaccatttaatgctttggcaggttaccgttgcctcgaccgaaCCTCGATCAGAGGTCGACCGGGAAGGAGGGAACCTCAACTGAGAAGGGAAGGCTACTgaaagagagagtgtttttggcACTCCTTGATCGGACAAAGGCAACCGATCGACTGGTTCCCTGGCCTATTGAGCCAGTTGGTCTATGCCTCAACCGGTTcagccttttggccccgaaaacctatttttttcaattatttttctttctaacacttagacaaggtctttaggtaaattaatatgtcaattttgaaacgttttgcctaaggtacatttgataaaactcaagttttaatgaaatcgaaattttaaagaataaatcaagtttttaaagatgcataaaaagatatgaaaaacctaagtgcacccatgcattcatcttacatttgtttcctatgatcaaaagtcTTCTAAAattctcgatcttgtatccatttgattctttgatgaatttccaaatttatacctgagattttttaccattcaaaccaattagtcacttaaccatggtttgttatcatcaaaacctgattaggagaacccttgggttaACAAAAACGTATATTAGCAAATTGTTTAATTGTTGTTGGTCAACCAATATCTAATTATGAGGTTATTCTTTACATTTTATCTGGTCTTGGTTTAGAATATGAGTCTGTTGTGGTGAATATAACCTCTAAAGATCATATAACACTTCAACGTGTTATGTTCATGTTGCAAAATCATGAACAAAGAATTGAAAGTTGTGAATCTACTACACAAGTGGATGTTAATGGCACTAGTGCTCACTATGCTGCCAATGAGAACTCCTTCAACTCTGGTTATAACAGAGGCAATGACAATTACCGTGGATGACCTCATGGTTCACGAAGTGGAAGAGGAGGACGGAATCAGTCCAAGAACAAACCGATCTATCAGGTCTGTAGGAAACCTAGACACATAGCATTAAAATGCTATCATCGGTTTGACCTTAGTTATCAAGGTCAAGAAGCTACTACCAATGCTTATTCAGCTAATACTTCATCTACAACATATACCAATCCTCAAGCTTACATGGCTGCACCAAGTTCTGGTGATCCAAACAATAATTCTTGGTTTCTAGACAGTGGAGCTACGCATCATATTACAGTTGACAACTCTAATTTGGCTAGCAAGAATGATTACAATGGCAAAGAGAAATTGGTTATTGGTAAATGGTTCAAAACTTCATATTAGTCATATTGGCAATTCCAAATTTCTTTCTAATCATTTTGACAAATCTTTACGTCTTAATAACATTTTACATGTTCCTCATATTACCAAAAACCTTGTTAGTATTTCCAAGTGTACCACTGATAACTCTGTTTCTGTTGAATTTACACCTTCTTGTTGTTATGTTAAGGATCTGATCACGGGGGCCACTCTACTGAAGGGAGTACATGATCttgttcttcatgtttttataatcaaaattgCTTCTTTCACTCTTTTGTGGCTTGTAATGTTTCCTTTCCAAATAAATCACATGACAGTTGTAATACTTTTGCTGTTCTTTGGATAAATTCAAAGCCAGATTGGTTGCTAAGGGGTTTCAACAACATGCTGGTGTAGATTTCTCAGACACATTTAGTCTAGTTGTCAAAGCCTCTACTATTCGAATAATTTGTTGTCGCTTACAATTGGGACATACaacaaatcaatatcaataatGCCTTTCTAAATGGCATTCTTCATGAAGATGTCTATATGTGTCAACCTGAAGGGTTTGTTAGTTCTACTCATCCTACTCATGTTTGCAAGCTGATTAAGTCACTCTATGGGCTTAACAAGCTCTTCGAGCTTGGTTTGTTCAACTTCGCAGTGCTCTAGTCTCATGGGGATTTCAGCCTTCCATTTCTGATTATTCCTTATTTCACTCTTGGAAGAATGGTCATTTGGTTTTGGTATtagtatatgttgatgatatcttaATAACTGGCGACAGTTCTGTACTCATTCATTCTATGATTTAGGCTCTCACTTCTCGGTTTGCTTTGAAGACTCTTGGTTCTATTAGTTACTTTCTTGGATTTGAAGCATTTAGAGATAACTTCGGTCTCTATCTCAATCAGgccaaatatatttatgatttactTGTCAAGACAAACATGTTCCATGCTAAACCATCCTTTACACCAATGGCTCTTGGTTAGAAACTTGCTCTTGAAGACAGTGTTCTTTTTCTTGATGTCACCTTATATTGCAGCACCATTGGTACTCTCCAATACTTAACTTTAACTCGGCCTGACATATCTTTCTCGGTTAATAAGTTGAGCCAATTTATTAAGGCTCCTACACAACATCATTGGAGTGCTTGTAAATGTCTCTTGTGCTATGTTAGTGGTACCCGCACTCTTGGTTTAGCTTTCCGACCTACTGCTCGATTTACACTTGAAGGTTTCTCGGATGCGGATTAGGCGTGTAATGTTGATGACAAAAGATCTATGACCGgttattgtgtttttcttgaTGGATATAGTAACTTGGAGTTCTCGCAAACAATAGGTCGTTGCAAAGTCCAGTACTGAATCTGAGTATTGGGCGCTAACTTGTGTTACTAtggaattaatttggataaaatcttTACTGGATGAACTTCAACTTCCATTACAGCATCGTCCCATAGCTTGGTATGATAACCTGGGTGCGCATGCTCTTGCCCACAATCCTATTTATCATTCACGGACTAAACATATTGAGGTGGATGTCCATTTCATCTGAGAAAAGATTCTCCGCTGTGCTCTTGAAGTTCGCTATATACCCTCTCAAGAACAACTAGAAGACTTGTTTACTAAGTCTTTGTCTCTTTCTTAGTTTCAGTTTCTGTGTTCCAAGCTTTCGATTTCCTATTCGCCGTTTAGCTTGGGGGGGATGTTGAACAACAAAACTAGTTGTAC contains:
- the LOC100267929 gene encoding EG45-like domain containing protein isoform X2, with the translated sequence MSKPQVFLQCLLLLLCAELFHFTLADVGVAAQYRPPYLPTACSGNDPSPFPSSNLFAAAGEGAWDNGAACGRQYRVRCISAPTPGTCKADQSIIVKIVDRAQTTVSRPSRDGAVLVLSTTAFGAIANPSAAWVNVEFAQV